In the genome of Acidiferrobacteraceae bacterium, one region contains:
- a CDS encoding efflux RND transporter permease subunit, with amino-acid sequence MSLPGIAIRRPVFAWMLMGGLIIFGLISATRMGISQLPDVDFPVVSISVSYPGAAPEIIESNVVDVLEDAVMTIEGVRSVSSTSSFGQARITVEFNLDRDISLAFQDVQNKVTAAQRSLPKDLDPPVLRKTNPEDQPIMWLTLSSDRHTTPQIMRYVKDVLRDKLSSVSGVGDVLLGGYVDPNLRVWVSRKKLDRYELNATDVVDAIQAEHSELPAGQVTSGPKEYDVRTLGEASTPEEFGDIVISHRGGQPVYTRIQLKQVAKVEDGLADIQRISRANGLPAVGLGIQKQRGSNAVAVAHAVKARVAQLQKQLPAGMKLAINFDTTHFIEQSVGEFYFTLVLSALATAFVCWLFLGSWTATLNVILAIPTSIIGTFIALYFFGFTLNTFTLLGLSLAIGIVVDDAIMVLENIVRHREAGEGQVEAAYKGARQIQFAALAATLAVIAIFLPVAFMRGAIGRFFFQFGVTMTVAVLLSLFEALTLTPMRSSQFVQAGSRTTRIGRAADFFFHRIAALYGRVLRTSLRHPWWVLFVSLVFFGASMMSLKPLHKEFVPAQDQGTFLVRMKTPVDSSLQYTDSKFKKAEAWLKARPEVLRYFTAVGGFGAGGIPNTGILFVTMKPKGQRGVDPRVGHELSQQEMMDVTRKALRKIGDVKVQIQDLSLRGFAASRGFPVEFAIQGPDWDRLAQYSKEIINKLDATGLVEDVDSDYLEGKPEIQVIPDRTAAAERGVSIQSISEVVNILVGGYVAGQYSSHGHRYDIRVQLEEKERDRADQIKHLYVRNNRGELVPLSQVVRLEVRPTLAQINRYDRERAIQIFANIKTGKSQQLALDAARRITTEVFAVVPRIVPGPAVCPGARLAGFLHGAGVAVQQFHSSGHRVDGLAVQCVRRLPDPAHHGPVAQYLQLHRPDSAHGHRQEEFHSAGGLHQPGACRRRDRYPQGPAGGLSRAIAPHPYDFLRDHRCGSAPGARHRSGGGNARAHGAGRDRRCDRIDDVDARRCTRGLSVAFPF; translated from the coding sequence ATGAGTCTGCCCGGTATCGCCATTCGCCGACCGGTGTTCGCCTGGATGCTGATGGGTGGCTTGATTATCTTTGGCCTGATTTCCGCTACCCGCATGGGTATCAGCCAGCTGCCGGACGTGGACTTTCCGGTGGTGTCCATCTCGGTAAGCTATCCCGGCGCCGCGCCGGAAATCATCGAGTCCAACGTTGTCGATGTGCTGGAAGACGCGGTCATGACCATCGAAGGCGTGCGCAGCGTTTCGTCCACTTCGAGTTTCGGACAGGCGCGTATCACCGTCGAATTCAATCTGGATCGTGATATTTCCCTTGCCTTCCAGGACGTGCAAAACAAGGTGACGGCCGCGCAACGCTCGCTGCCGAAGGACCTGGACCCGCCCGTGCTGCGCAAGACCAATCCGGAAGACCAGCCGATCATGTGGCTCACCCTGAGTTCGGACCGCCACACGACGCCGCAGATCATGCGCTACGTCAAGGATGTGTTGCGTGACAAGTTATCGTCCGTCAGCGGGGTCGGAGATGTCCTGTTGGGCGGCTATGTCGACCCCAATCTGCGCGTGTGGGTGTCACGCAAGAAGCTGGATCGATACGAGCTCAACGCGACCGATGTCGTCGATGCAATTCAGGCGGAGCACTCCGAGCTGCCGGCCGGCCAGGTCACGAGCGGACCCAAGGAATACGATGTCCGCACCCTGGGCGAGGCGTCAACGCCCGAGGAGTTCGGGGACATCGTAATCAGTCACCGCGGCGGCCAGCCGGTGTACACGCGCATCCAGCTGAAGCAGGTGGCGAAGGTGGAGGACGGTCTCGCGGATATCCAGCGGATCTCTCGCGCCAACGGGCTGCCGGCGGTGGGCCTCGGCATTCAGAAACAGCGCGGTTCCAACGCGGTCGCCGTGGCGCATGCGGTGAAGGCAAGAGTGGCCCAGCTGCAAAAGCAGTTGCCCGCGGGGATGAAGCTGGCCATCAACTTCGATACCACGCATTTCATCGAGCAGTCCGTCGGCGAGTTCTATTTCACCCTTGTGCTTTCGGCACTGGCTACGGCCTTCGTATGTTGGCTGTTCCTCGGTAGCTGGACCGCGACCCTGAACGTGATCCTGGCGATCCCGACATCCATCATCGGCACGTTCATCGCCCTGTATTTCTTCGGTTTCACGCTGAACACCTTCACCCTCCTTGGCCTGAGCCTGGCCATCGGCATCGTTGTTGACGACGCCATCATGGTGCTGGAGAACATCGTGCGCCATCGTGAAGCGGGGGAAGGCCAGGTCGAGGCGGCATACAAGGGCGCGCGCCAGATCCAGTTCGCGGCCCTGGCGGCGACGCTGGCGGTGATTGCGATCTTCCTGCCGGTGGCGTTCATGCGCGGTGCTATCGGCCGCTTCTTCTTCCAGTTTGGCGTCACCATGACGGTGGCGGTCCTGTTGTCCCTGTTCGAGGCGCTGACGCTGACGCCGATGCGGTCCTCGCAATTCGTGCAGGCGGGCAGCCGTACCACCCGCATCGGCCGCGCCGCGGATTTCTTCTTTCACCGGATCGCCGCACTGTACGGTCGTGTCCTGCGCACGTCCCTGCGTCATCCCTGGTGGGTGCTGTTTGTGTCCCTGGTGTTTTTCGGTGCGTCGATGATGTCGCTCAAGCCGCTACACAAGGAGTTCGTGCCGGCACAGGACCAGGGGACCTTTCTCGTCCGCATGAAGACCCCGGTGGATTCGTCCCTGCAGTACACCGATTCCAAGTTCAAGAAGGCGGAGGCGTGGCTGAAGGCGCGCCCCGAGGTGTTGCGCTATTTCACCGCTGTCGGCGGCTTCGGCGCCGGCGGCATTCCCAACACCGGTATCCTGTTCGTGACCATGAAGCCCAAGGGTCAGCGCGGAGTTGACCCCAGGGTTGGTCACGAACTCAGCCAGCAGGAGATGATGGACGTTACGCGCAAGGCCCTGCGCAAGATCGGAGACGTAAAGGTCCAGATCCAGGACCTGTCCCTGCGCGGGTTTGCCGCCAGCCGTGGCTTCCCCGTGGAGTTTGCGATCCAGGGCCCCGACTGGGACAGGCTGGCACAGTACTCCAAGGAGATCATCAACAAGCTGGACGCCACCGGCCTGGTCGAAGATGTCGACAGCGATTACCTCGAGGGGAAACCCGAAATTCAGGTGATTCCCGATCGTACCGCCGCCGCCGAGCGCGGCGTCAGCATCCAGAGCATCTCCGAGGTGGTCAATATCCTCGTTGGCGGCTATGTCGCGGGTCAGTATTCATCGCACGGTCATCGATACGACATACGCGTACAACTGGAAGAGAAAGAGCGCGACCGCGCCGACCAGATCAAGCATCTGTACGTGCGAAACAATCGCGGCGAACTGGTTCCGTTGTCGCAGGTGGTACGACTGGAGGTTCGTCCGACCCTGGCGCAGATCAATCGCTATGATCGCGAGCGCGCGATCCAGATCTTCGCCAACATCAAGACCGGGAAATCGCAACAACTGGCGCTGGACGCAGCGCGGCGCATTACCACAGAAGTGTTCGCAGTCGTTCCGCGAATCGTTCCAGGACCTGCTGTTTGCCCTGGTGCTCGGCTTGCTGGTTTCCTACATGGTGCTGGCGTCGCAGTTCAACAGTTTCATTCATCCGGTCACCGTGTTGATGGCCTTGCCGTTCAGTGTGTCCGGCGCCTTCCTGACCCTGCTCATCACGGGCCAGTCGCTCAATATCTACAGCTTCATCGGCCTGATTCTGCTCATGGGCATCGTCAAGAAGAATTCCATTCTGCTGGTGGACTTCACCAACCAGGTGCGTGCCGCCGGCGAGACCGATATCCGCAAGGCCCTGCTGGAGGCCTGTCCCGTGCGATTGCGCCCCATCCTTATGACTTCCTTCGCGACCATCGCTGCGGCTCTGCCCCTGGCGCTCGCCATCGGTCCGGGGGCGGAAACGCGCGTGCCCATGGCGCTGGCCGTGATCGGCGGTGTGATCGTATCGACGATGTTGACGCTCGTCGTTGTACCCGCGGTCTATCAGTTGCTTTCCCGTTTTGA
- a CDS encoding DUF2207 domain-containing protein: MQKIRLYRVCGRNRKGGAIRTVSKSRVRSLSRLFVRMFSVSFCLTLLVGVASAQARSLYWDAMEVTAHLDADGSLHVTEHQEMVFDGAWNGGERDFNIPLGQRVQLIGLWRIDPGTGSRIGLTQGPLAAVDQYKWVNDHALRWRSRLPRDPVFHKQKLVYEIEYRYFNVLVPRRGGYWLDYDFAFRRRPGEFRHYSLNFTMDPVWIAPYSFNGNQVRENLRPGQGMVARVMLRYVGPGQPAAVIRGTDPRWVAAMLVLFVVFVLWRFRIYLGHERRNGRFAPLPDPATIDEAWLQREVFSQLPEKIGAQWDERTGAAEVAAILARLVQEGKLESHVEERGVWIFKRKVLCLKLLQPLDQFGSYEHKLLKSLFIDGDKTDTDKVRSYYRKKKTGFDPASKIRTALKPGEKTDPDNKQALHGAWRLTAVLVLGAAVAFVAALRSDFNWIAVLMPFAGIAIANAITVRLMAVAARAEVEHPGIRLGTVLAPAFLLAALVSVPLFWFYRFVPLPAWPGVVLVFAAIINSAFNGVRTRVSPEQIARRKRLCGARRYFVRELGHSEPHLRDEWYPYLIAFGLNREMDRWFRSYASSTGGTSGFGTAASSGSGMSSAGWSGGGGSFGGAGAVAGWAAAAGTLSAGVASPSSGGGGGSSGGGGGSSGGGGGGGW; the protein is encoded by the coding sequence GTGCAGAAGATCCGGCTGTACCGGGTATGCGGTCGCAACCGCAAGGGAGGAGCCATCAGGACCGTCTCGAAATCGCGGGTTCGCAGCCTGTCCCGCCTCTTCGTTCGCATGTTTTCCGTTTCCTTCTGTCTCACGCTGCTGGTCGGTGTTGCTTCGGCACAGGCGCGCAGCCTGTACTGGGACGCAATGGAGGTGACCGCGCATCTGGATGCCGATGGCAGTCTGCACGTCACCGAGCACCAGGAGATGGTATTCGACGGCGCGTGGAACGGCGGCGAGCGCGACTTCAATATTCCCCTGGGACAGCGCGTTCAGCTGATCGGATTGTGGCGCATCGACCCCGGGACTGGCAGCCGTATCGGCCTGACCCAGGGGCCACTGGCTGCGGTCGATCAGTACAAATGGGTAAACGATCACGCCCTGCGCTGGCGCAGCCGCCTGCCCCGCGACCCGGTTTTTCACAAGCAGAAGCTGGTGTACGAGATCGAATACCGCTACTTCAATGTGCTCGTTCCGCGGAGGGGTGGCTACTGGCTGGATTACGACTTCGCGTTTCGCCGCAGGCCCGGCGAGTTTCGACACTACTCTCTGAACTTCACCATGGATCCGGTATGGATCGCTCCGTATTCGTTCAACGGAAACCAGGTGCGCGAAAATCTGCGGCCCGGTCAGGGCATGGTTGCGCGCGTGATGTTGCGCTATGTCGGACCGGGCCAGCCCGCGGCGGTGATTCGCGGGACAGACCCGAGGTGGGTGGCGGCCATGCTCGTCCTGTTTGTCGTCTTCGTGCTGTGGAGATTTCGCATCTACCTGGGGCACGAGCGCCGCAATGGGCGATTCGCGCCGCTGCCGGATCCCGCAACCATCGATGAGGCATGGCTGCAGCGTGAGGTGTTTTCGCAACTGCCGGAAAAGATCGGTGCGCAGTGGGATGAGCGAACCGGCGCCGCGGAAGTGGCCGCGATTCTGGCGCGCCTGGTGCAGGAAGGAAAGCTTGAAAGTCATGTTGAGGAGCGCGGTGTCTGGATATTCAAGCGCAAGGTCCTGTGCCTGAAGCTGCTGCAGCCCCTGGACCAGTTCGGGTCCTACGAGCACAAGCTGCTGAAGTCACTCTTCATCGACGGCGACAAGACCGATACGGACAAGGTCCGTTCCTATTATCGCAAGAAGAAAACCGGCTTCGATCCGGCGAGCAAGATCCGTACTGCCCTGAAGCCTGGCGAAAAAACCGATCCTGATAACAAGCAGGCGTTGCACGGGGCCTGGAGACTCACGGCCGTATTGGTGTTGGGCGCGGCAGTCGCGTTCGTTGCCGCGCTTCGGAGCGATTTCAACTGGATCGCGGTGTTGATGCCCTTTGCGGGGATTGCGATTGCAAACGCAATTACCGTGCGCCTGATGGCTGTCGCCGCGCGGGCCGAGGTCGAGCACCCCGGAATCCGCCTGGGAACGGTTCTGGCTCCGGCCTTTCTGTTGGCTGCCCTGGTAAGCGTGCCCCTGTTCTGGTTCTATCGCTTCGTGCCCCTGCCCGCGTGGCCCGGTGTTGTGCTGGTTTTTGCGGCCATAATCAATTCCGCGTTCAACGGTGTGCGCACAAGGGTCAGTCCCGAGCAGATCGCACGCCGCAAGCGCCTGTGTGGGGCGCGCCGCTATTTCGTCCGGGAACTTGGCCATTCCGAGCCGCACCTGCGCGACGAATGGTATCCCTATCTCATCGCCTTTGGCCTCAATCGGGAGATGGACCGTTGGTTCCGCTCCTATGCTTCGTCGACTGGCGGAACCAGCGGTTTCGGCACCGCCGCATCTTCCGGTTCGGGCATGTCATCCGCTGGCTGGAGTGGGGGTGGTGGCTCCTTCGGTGGAGCCGGCGCAGTGGCGGGTTGGGCCGCGGCCGCTGGCACCTTGTCCGCCGGGGTCGCTTCGCCATCTTCGGGTGGCGGGGGCGGGAGCTCCGGCGGCGGGGGCGGGAGCTCCGGCGGCGGCGGCGGTGGTGGCTGGTGA
- a CDS encoding potassium transporter Kup codes for MSSADGASTDSRRLVLLSLGALGIVFGDIGTSPLYALRACFFGNALLPVNHENVLGVLSLIFWSLILVISIKYFLFVMRADNRGEGGILSLFALLRPWQQKQGRTGRVILLMALLGAALLYGDGMLTPAISVLSAVEGLEIATPVMEPVVLPLTVLILIGLFAFQKSGTAGVGAVFGPIVVIWFVVIGVLGLRAILDYPAVFGALNPVHAVALFVRNGTVGFLVLGGVFLVVTGGEALYADMGHFSRGSIGLAWFAVVLPGLLLNYFGQGAEILAHPEAVRHPFYYLVPSWGVYPMVGLATVVTVIASQAVISGAFSLTRQAVQLGYAPLVNIVQTSSEERGQIYIPLVNWALLVTTVLVVLGFQSSQRLAAAYGMAVSTTMVITTVLAFFLAWRVWNWPGLVAVLVALPLLVMDSAFWGANLMKFLEGGWLPLVIGVAAMFLMVTWYRGRELVRERVRQRTVPLDRVLENLATYGLTRVPGVAIFLSGSRNAPGALLHQLKINRVLHETVIFLTVVTDDVPRVPAGERLEAEDLGNGFVRVVAHYGFMQTPNVPVALRFYHERGLIDKLDDVESANYFLGHARLIPTPGHGMSMWRKRLYRFMAHNAMNTEAFYQLPPSRAVELGVQIEF; via the coding sequence GTGTCATCGGCCGATGGAGCATCGACCGACAGCCGACGATTGGTGTTGCTGAGCCTGGGTGCACTCGGGATCGTATTCGGCGACATCGGTACCAGTCCCCTTTATGCATTGCGAGCCTGTTTTTTCGGCAACGCTCTGCTGCCGGTCAATCACGAGAACGTGCTCGGTGTTCTTTCCCTGATCTTCTGGTCACTGATCCTCGTGATCTCGATCAAGTATTTCCTGTTTGTCATGCGCGCGGACAACCGTGGTGAAGGCGGAATCCTTTCCCTGTTTGCCCTGTTGCGCCCCTGGCAACAGAAACAGGGCCGTACCGGCCGGGTGATTCTGCTCATGGCCCTGCTGGGCGCGGCCCTGCTGTATGGGGATGGCATGCTGACCCCGGCGATCTCCGTACTGAGCGCCGTGGAAGGGCTCGAGATCGCGACACCCGTGATGGAGCCCGTCGTACTCCCCTTGACTGTACTCATACTGATTGGCCTGTTTGCCTTCCAGAAGTCGGGCACCGCGGGAGTGGGGGCGGTCTTCGGTCCCATCGTCGTGATCTGGTTTGTCGTGATTGGTGTTCTGGGTCTGCGCGCGATTCTGGACTACCCGGCCGTGTTCGGTGCGTTGAACCCAGTACACGCGGTTGCGCTGTTTGTCCGCAACGGAACCGTGGGCTTTCTGGTGCTGGGTGGGGTATTCCTGGTCGTGACCGGCGGCGAGGCGCTGTATGCCGACATGGGTCATTTCAGCCGTGGAAGTATCGGCCTGGCATGGTTCGCCGTGGTACTGCCCGGGCTGCTGCTCAACTATTTCGGCCAGGGGGCGGAAATCCTGGCGCACCCGGAAGCGGTCCGACACCCGTTCTACTATCTGGTTCCAAGTTGGGGCGTATATCCCATGGTCGGCCTGGCCACCGTGGTCACCGTTATTGCGTCGCAGGCCGTGATCTCCGGCGCATTCTCGCTCACACGGCAGGCTGTGCAACTCGGGTATGCCCCTCTTGTGAACATCGTCCAGACTTCCTCCGAGGAACGTGGCCAGATCTACATCCCTCTGGTCAACTGGGCCTTGCTGGTAACGACCGTCCTGGTCGTACTGGGTTTCCAGTCGTCCCAGCGCCTGGCGGCGGCCTACGGCATGGCGGTCAGCACAACCATGGTCATTACGACCGTGCTTGCGTTCTTCCTTGCCTGGCGGGTGTGGAACTGGCCCGGCCTGGTGGCCGTCCTGGTGGCCTTGCCGCTGCTGGTCATGGACAGCGCGTTCTGGGGCGCCAATCTGATGAAGTTTCTCGAGGGTGGGTGGCTACCACTGGTGATCGGTGTCGCCGCCATGTTCCTTATGGTCACCTGGTATCGCGGGCGCGAACTGGTCCGCGAACGCGTGCGCCAGCGGACCGTGCCGCTGGACCGGGTGTTGGAAAACCTTGCAACCTATGGGCTGACCCGTGTTCCCGGCGTCGCCATATTTCTCTCCGGTAGTCGTAACGCGCCTGGCGCCCTGCTGCATCAACTGAAGATCAACCGCGTGTTGCACGAAACTGTGATCTTTCTCACGGTGGTGACCGATGATGTACCCCGGGTCCCCGCGGGCGAACGACTGGAAGCCGAAGACCTGGGCAACGGGTTTGTCCGGGTGGTCGCGCATTACGGATTCATGCAGACGCCGAACGTCCCGGTGGCCCTGCGCTTCTATCACGAGCGCGGCCTGATCGACAAACTGGACGATGTGGAAAGTGCGAATTACTTCCTGGGCCACGCGAGACTGATCCCTACGCCGGGTCACGGTATGAGTATGTGGCGCAAGCGTCTGTACCGCTTCATGGCGCACAATGCCATGAATACCGAGGCCTTCTACCAGCTACCGCCGTCGCGTGCGGTCGAACTCGGCGTACAAATCGAGTTCTGA
- a CDS encoding glycosyltransferase, which yields MDVGYSVIVPAYNESDYLVPTLEALHEAMASISLHGELIVCDNNSTDDTAELARRADARVVFEAVNQISRARNAGAREARGRYLLFVDADTHISPRLLRTALEQLESGRCIGGGTHVQLAPPLSVGVRFIVGLWNRISSTFRLAAGCFFWCVREDFEAVGGFSETVYASEEIWLSRLLRRRGRKTGRRFCILRDYPAISSGRKQHWFSMGRQLGLLAMVVFFPFFVRYKRLCSYWYERPER from the coding sequence ATGGACGTCGGCTATTCGGTCATTGTGCCTGCCTACAACGAATCGGACTATCTGGTCCCGACTCTCGAGGCCTTGCACGAAGCCATGGCTTCAATTTCCCTGCACGGGGAATTGATCGTTTGCGACAATAATTCCACCGACGACACCGCGGAGCTTGCGCGCCGCGCCGATGCGCGCGTGGTATTCGAAGCGGTCAACCAGATTTCGCGCGCTCGTAACGCGGGTGCACGCGAGGCCCGTGGTCGCTATCTCCTGTTCGTTGATGCCGATACTCATATTTCTCCGCGACTTCTGCGCACGGCACTGGAGCAGCTGGAGTCCGGACGTTGTATTGGCGGTGGCACCCACGTTCAACTGGCACCCCCGCTATCGGTCGGCGTGCGCTTCATCGTCGGCCTGTGGAATCGCATTTCGTCCACCTTTCGTTTGGCGGCGGGGTGCTTCTTCTGGTGTGTGCGCGAGGATTTCGAGGCCGTGGGGGGATTCAGCGAAACGGTCTACGCGAGCGAGGAGATCTGGCTGTCCCGTCTTCTCCGTCGCCGCGGACGAAAGACCGGGCGACGGTTCTGCATCCTCCGCGATTATCCGGCGATCTCCTCGGGACGGAAGCAGCATTGGTTCAGCATGGGCCGCCAGCTTGGTCTGCTGGCGATGGTGGTGTTCTTTCCGTTTTTCGTACGATACAAACGGCTGTGCTCGTACTGGTACGAACGTCCGGAGCGATAG